One segment of Nostoc piscinale CENA21 DNA contains the following:
- the leuC gene encoding 3-isopropylmalate dehydratase large subunit → MSKGTLFDKVWDLHTVDTLPSGLTQLFIGLHLIHEVTSPQAFAMLRERGLEVLFPQRTVATVDHIVPTDNQVRPFADSVAEAMIQALEQNCQENNLTFYNIGSGNQGIVHVIAPELGLTQPGMTIACGDSHTSSHGAFGAIAFGIGTSQVRDVLASQTLALAKLKVRKIEVNGTLNPGVYAKDVILHIIRTLGVKGGVGYAYEFAGTTFEAMNMEERMTVCNMAIEGGARCGYVNPDQVTYDYLQDRDFAPKGADWEQAVTWWESIKSDADAEYDDVVVFDAAEISPTVTWGITPGQGIGINQFIPKPEELAEEDRFVAEEAYRYMDLLPGQPIKGTKIDVCFIGSCTNGRISDLREAAKIAQGRRVAEGIKAFVVPGSERVKQAAEAEGLDKIFAAAGFEWREPGCSMCLAMNPDKLQGRQISASSSNRNFKGRQGSASGRTLLMSPAMVATAAIKGEVADVRDLL, encoded by the coding sequence ATGAGCAAAGGCACCCTGTTTGATAAAGTTTGGGACTTACACACCGTTGATACACTTCCTTCAGGGCTGACACAACTATTTATCGGCCTGCATCTAATTCATGAAGTCACTAGTCCCCAAGCCTTTGCGATGTTGCGCGAACGAGGTCTGGAGGTACTGTTTCCCCAACGGACTGTAGCGACAGTAGATCACATTGTACCTACAGATAATCAGGTACGTCCTTTTGCCGACAGTGTGGCAGAAGCAATGATTCAAGCCCTGGAACAGAACTGTCAAGAAAATAACTTAACTTTTTATAATATTGGTTCTGGCAATCAAGGTATAGTCCATGTGATTGCCCCAGAATTAGGATTAACCCAGCCAGGAATGACGATCGCTTGTGGAGATAGCCACACATCAAGTCATGGTGCGTTCGGTGCGATCGCTTTTGGGATTGGGACAAGTCAAGTCCGCGATGTTCTCGCCTCCCAAACCCTAGCCCTCGCTAAACTCAAAGTCCGCAAAATAGAAGTAAACGGCACTCTCAACCCTGGTGTTTACGCCAAAGATGTAATTCTGCATATTATCCGCACCTTGGGCGTGAAAGGTGGTGTCGGTTACGCCTATGAATTTGCCGGGACAACCTTTGAGGCGATGAACATGGAAGAACGGATGACCGTTTGTAACATGGCGATCGAAGGTGGGGCGAGATGCGGTTATGTCAATCCCGATCAAGTTACCTACGATTATCTCCAAGATAGAGACTTTGCCCCCAAAGGTGCAGACTGGGAACAAGCAGTAACTTGGTGGGAATCGATCAAGAGTGATGCTGATGCCGAATACGATGATGTCGTTGTCTTCGATGCAGCTGAGATTTCACCCACAGTTACTTGGGGAATTACCCCTGGTCAAGGAATCGGCATTAATCAATTCATCCCCAAACCCGAAGAACTGGCAGAAGAAGACCGTTTTGTTGCCGAAGAAGCTTATCGCTACATGGATTTATTACCCGGTCAACCAATCAAAGGCACAAAAATCGATGTCTGCTTTATTGGTAGCTGCACTAACGGTAGAATTAGCGATTTGCGAGAAGCCGCCAAAATTGCCCAAGGTCGCCGCGTGGCTGAAGGAATCAAAGCCTTTGTTGTCCCCGGTTCCGAACGAGTGAAACAAGCCGCCGAAGCCGAAGGATTAGACAAAATCTTTGCCGCCGCAGGTTTTGAATGGCGCGAACCAGGATGTTCGATGTGTTTGGCGATGAATCCTGACAAACTCCAAGGTAGACAAATCAGTGCTTCTTCTTCTAATCGCAACTTTAAAGGTAGACAAGGTTCCGCCTCTGGTCGCACATTACTCATGAGTCCGGCGATGGTGGCGACTGCGGCTATTAAGGGCGAAGTTGCTGACGTGCGGGATTTGCTTTAG
- a CDS encoding efflux RND transporter permease subunit, with the protein MSFNISAWSIKKPVPTIVLFLILTVVGWLSFISLGIDTNPNIDVPAVSVTVTQPGAGPAELESQVTKKIEDAVAGLGNIDNLISSVSDGKSTTTINFVLGTNSDRATNDVRNAIAQIRQNLPQDINDPVVQRLEFAGGPIIFYAVKSDQRSVEELSNIVDQTISRALLAVKGVAQVKRIGGVDREIRINLDPDRLQSLGITATQVNDQIRALNINLPGGRAEVGGSEQAIRTLGSAASVNVLQTYEILLPNGGSVPLSSLGKVEDKYADVRQTARLDNQPVVAFQVLRSTGSVVVSVEQGVKAAVAELQKTLPPDIKIELIFTRADIIRQSYQSTIDELIQASILAIIVILIFLRDWRATLITAVALPLSMIPTFAVQQALGYTLNNMTLLALALAVGNLVDDAVVEIENMERHIAMGKSPWEAAFDSSDEVGLAVMASSATIIAVFLPVAFMGGVPGQFFQPFGVTVAVSTIFSTMVARMITPMMGAYLLKDKKHQSSATDAKNRLSQIFYRQIKKQPAKHQFQPYKSLLQTALRHKLTTIAIAMAFFIASLMLVPLIPKGFVDDGDFGISNVSIEVPPGSTLEDVNKVVTQATDIIRQNPVVEKVLATEEINSATLSIQLKPKEERNISQKQFEEQIRPLFQEIPGARISFQSQGPGDSRKGLSIVLRSENPAALTQAANDLEQQMRNLPGLVEVSSTASLVKPEILVIPNPQRAADLGVTVQAIARTASLATIGDNDANLAKFNLSDRQIPIRIQINPTARADINNIKNLQVPSQNGSLVPLVAVADIKFGSGPATISRYDRARQVAVEANLQGISLGEAVKTVNQLPVMQNLPPGVVQQPSGSAKIMQEIFGRFGGALALAIMCIYAILVLLYNNFLHPLSIMAALPFCLGGALVALMIAQKPLGIYALIGIVLLMGIVTKNSILLVDYTIINMQEGQNQRQALIEAGVSRLRPIMMTSLATIAGTLPLALGIGAGSEVRQPMGIAIMGGFTTSTLLTLVVVPVIFSYIDNFQNWILNILRYGFGKKPPVAEKEVRGVRSPNKTSVSEIQN; encoded by the coding sequence ATGTCCTTCAACATCTCGGCTTGGTCAATTAAAAAACCTGTTCCCACCATCGTTTTATTCTTAATTTTGACAGTTGTTGGGTGGTTATCTTTCATTTCTTTGGGAATTGACACCAACCCCAACATTGATGTGCCGGCGGTTTCTGTGACTGTTACCCAACCGGGTGCAGGGCCAGCAGAACTGGAATCCCAGGTGACGAAAAAAATAGAAGATGCTGTCGCTGGGTTAGGCAACATCGATAATCTGATTTCTAGCGTCAGTGATGGTAAGTCTACCACGACAATTAATTTTGTTTTAGGGACAAATAGCGATCGCGCTACCAATGATGTCAGAAATGCGATCGCTCAAATCCGCCAAAACCTGCCCCAAGATATCAATGACCCAGTAGTACAACGTTTAGAATTTGCTGGCGGGCCGATTATCTTTTATGCAGTCAAATCAGATCAGCGTTCTGTTGAAGAATTAAGCAACATCGTAGACCAAACTATTAGCCGCGCCTTGTTAGCAGTTAAAGGTGTGGCACAAGTCAAGCGCATTGGTGGCGTTGACCGCGAAATTCGGATTAACCTCGACCCTGACCGCTTACAATCTTTAGGTATCACCGCCACCCAGGTAAACGACCAAATTCGCGCTTTAAACATTAATTTACCTGGTGGACGTGCCGAGGTTGGCGGTAGTGAACAAGCAATTCGCACCCTTGGTAGTGCCGCCAGTGTAAATGTGCTGCAAACTTATGAAATTCTGCTACCTAATGGTGGTTCTGTACCTTTATCCAGCTTGGGTAAGGTGGAAGATAAATATGCAGACGTACGACAAACTGCCCGTTTAGATAATCAACCCGTGGTAGCTTTTCAAGTACTGCGGAGTACTGGCAGTGTGGTGGTGAGTGTAGAACAAGGCGTGAAAGCCGCAGTCGCCGAACTGCAAAAAACTCTGCCCCCAGATATCAAAATAGAGTTAATTTTTACGCGAGCAGATATTATCCGCCAGTCTTATCAAAGCACCATTGATGAGTTGATTCAAGCCTCGATACTGGCAATCATCGTGATTTTAATCTTTTTACGCGATTGGCGAGCAACTTTAATTACTGCCGTTGCCCTACCTTTATCGATGATTCCCACTTTTGCGGTGCAGCAAGCTTTGGGCTATACCCTCAACAACATGACTTTGTTAGCACTAGCTTTGGCTGTCGGCAACTTAGTAGATGATGCCGTGGTCGAAATTGAAAATATGGAACGACATATAGCAATGGGGAAATCACCTTGGGAAGCAGCTTTTGACTCTTCCGATGAAGTGGGATTAGCTGTGATGGCAAGTTCCGCAACAATTATTGCGGTGTTTCTCCCGGTGGCGTTTATGGGGGGTGTACCTGGGCAATTTTTTCAACCCTTTGGTGTTACCGTGGCGGTGTCTACAATTTTTTCCACGATGGTAGCGCGGATGATTACGCCGATGATGGGGGCGTATTTATTAAAGGATAAAAAACATCAATCTAGTGCTACTGATGCGAAGAACAGATTAAGTCAAATTTTTTATCGTCAAATCAAAAAGCAACCAGCAAAACATCAGTTTCAGCCGTATAAGTCTTTATTACAAACTGCATTACGTCATAAGTTAACCACAATTGCGATCGCAATGGCTTTTTTCATCGCCAGTTTGATGTTAGTTCCCTTGATTCCCAAGGGTTTTGTCGATGATGGTGACTTTGGCATTTCTAACGTTTCGATTGAAGTTCCGCCCGGTTCCACCTTAGAAGATGTCAATAAAGTCGTCACGCAAGCAACTGATATTATTCGCCAAAACCCAGTTGTAGAAAAGGTGTTAGCTACAGAAGAAATCAACTCAGCTACCTTGTCAATTCAGTTAAAACCCAAAGAAGAACGCAATATTTCCCAAAAACAATTTGAAGAACAAATCCGTCCATTGTTTCAAGAAATTCCAGGGGCGAGAATTAGCTTTCAAAGTCAAGGGCCGGGAGATAGTCGCAAAGGTTTATCAATTGTGCTGCGGAGTGAAAATCCCGCAGCTTTAACCCAAGCCGCTAATGATTTAGAACAACAAATGCGGAACTTACCGGGATTAGTGGAAGTTTCTTCGACTGCTAGTTTAGTCAAACCAGAGATTTTAGTCATACCCAACCCGCAACGCGCCGCCGATTTGGGTGTAACAGTGCAAGCGATCGCCCGGACAGCTTCTTTAGCTACCATTGGTGATAATGATGCTAACTTGGCTAAGTTTAACTTGAGCGATCGGCAAATCCCCATCCGCATACAAATTAACCCAACAGCCCGCGCAGACATCAACAATATCAAAAATCTGCAAGTTCCCAGCCAAAACGGGAGTTTAGTTCCGCTTGTAGCTGTGGCCGATATCAAGTTTGGTAGTGGCCCTGCTACCATCAGCCGTTACGACCGCGCCCGTCAAGTTGCTGTAGAAGCCAACTTACAAGGTATCTCCTTGGGTGAAGCTGTCAAAACCGTGAATCAACTACCAGTAATGCAAAACTTACCACCAGGAGTTGTTCAGCAACCTTCTGGTAGTGCCAAAATTATGCAGGAAATTTTTGGCAGGTTTGGCGGTGCATTAGCTTTAGCTATTATGTGCATCTATGCAATTCTGGTACTGCTATATAACAACTTTCTGCATCCGTTATCGATTATGGCCGCCTTGCCGTTTTGCTTGGGTGGTGCATTAGTCGCCTTGATGATTGCCCAAAAACCTCTAGGAATTTACGCATTGATTGGGATTGTGTTGTTAATGGGAATTGTCACCAAAAACTCGATTTTGTTGGTAGACTACACAATCATCAATATGCAGGAAGGGCAGAACCAACGCCAAGCCTTAATAGAAGCTGGCGTTTCACGTCTGCGTCCAATTATGATGACTTCCTTAGCCACAATTGCAGGTACTCTTCCCCTCGCCTTGGGTATTGGCGCAGGTTCGGAAGTGCGCCAACCAATGGGAATTGCAATTATGGGAGGTTTTACAACTTCTACATTGCTGACTTTGGTAGTAGTGCCAGTGATATTTAGCTATATTGATAACTTCCAAAATTGGATTTTGAATATCCTGCGTTATGGTTTTGGTAAAAAACCACCTGTGGCTGAAAAAGAAGTTAGGGGTGTGCGATCGCCAAACAAAACATCTGTCTCGGAAATCCAAAACTAA
- a CDS encoding response regulator: MQPEPKVNILLVDDKLENLLALEAILERLGENLVKATSGSEALRCLLHQDFAVILLDVQMPGMDGFETANLIRSRERSRQTPIIFLTAFSTSDQMLFKGYALGAVDYLLKPIDTNILISKVTVFVELFKKTQAIKEHATQLAAVNAELRQSEERFRSLSTCSPVGIFEIDTAGKCKYTNPHYQAICGLNAAESLEKQWLEFVHPDDKERAIATWSKYLDNGFQNYSEDFQFLTANHSRRWVQVRSSRMVSAQGKLLGYVGTLEDITERKQAEEVRAQIIREQTARQEAEAANQMKDEFLAVLSHELRTPLTSMLGWSKILRSKKLDDKATAKALEAIERNATSQVQLIEDILDVSRIIRGQLKLNLCVVNLVAVIEAALEAVRPLAEAKHIQISTILDSAIGSVCGDPVRLQQIVWNLLSNAIKFTPQHGKVTVNLELIQKTDPEPRELIPSGEIVLSSGVSPIKFVSSSYAQIQVIDTGIGIESDFLPKVFERFRQADSTTTRSHNGLGLGLAIVRHLVELHNGIIIADSPGKGQGATFTLRLPLMPSPSLDGKADNSISCTAGNTPLVGLKVLVVGDETDSRNFLAFMFEEYGANVTAVASIETALVIIEETQPDILISDLSMSAPDSYNLIQQVRDLAPENGGDIPAIALTAFSHEEDRLKILAAGFQHYLTKPVDPENLINVVTSVMNKKSEVRSQK, translated from the coding sequence ATGCAGCCTGAACCCAAAGTCAACATCCTTTTGGTAGATGACAAATTAGAAAATTTGTTGGCACTAGAAGCAATTTTAGAAAGACTGGGAGAAAATTTAGTTAAAGCAACCTCTGGTTCTGAGGCTTTGCGGTGTCTGCTGCATCAAGATTTTGCAGTCATTTTGCTGGATGTACAAATGCCAGGAATGGATGGCTTTGAAACTGCTAATTTAATTCGTAGTCGAGAAAGGTCGCGTCAAACTCCAATTATTTTTCTCACCGCCTTTAGTACTAGTGACCAAATGCTATTTAAAGGCTATGCACTAGGGGCGGTTGATTATTTGCTTAAGCCTATAGATACGAACATATTAATATCGAAAGTTACAGTATTTGTTGAGCTATTTAAAAAGACGCAAGCCATTAAGGAACATGCAACTCAACTAGCAGCTGTAAATGCAGAATTACGGCAAAGTGAAGAACGTTTTCGTTCTTTAAGTACTTGTTCGCCGGTGGGGATTTTTGAAATAGATACGGCAGGAAAATGTAAGTATACTAATCCTCACTATCAGGCCATTTGTGGTTTAAATGCAGCCGAAAGTTTAGAAAAACAATGGCTGGAATTTGTCCATCCAGATGATAAGGAAAGAGCGATCGCTACCTGGTCAAAATACTTGGACAATGGTTTTCAAAACTACTCAGAGGATTTTCAATTTCTCACGGCTAATCATAGTCGGCGTTGGGTACAGGTACGCTCATCCCGGATGGTTTCGGCTCAAGGAAAATTACTTGGCTATGTTGGCACGTTAGAAGACATCACAGAACGTAAGCAAGCTGAAGAAGTCCGCGCTCAAATCATTCGAGAACAAACAGCCAGACAAGAAGCAGAAGCCGCCAACCAAATGAAGGATGAGTTTTTGGCTGTGCTTTCTCACGAACTCCGCACGCCTTTAACTTCTATGCTGGGCTGGTCAAAAATATTACGTTCTAAAAAACTGGATGACAAAGCAACTGCGAAAGCTTTAGAAGCCATTGAACGTAATGCTACATCTCAAGTGCAATTAATTGAAGATATTTTAGATGTATCGCGGATTATTCGTGGTCAACTAAAACTGAATTTATGTGTAGTTAACTTAGTAGCTGTCATCGAAGCCGCCCTAGAAGCAGTACGTCCCTTAGCTGAGGCTAAACATATTCAAATTAGCACAATTCTTGATTCTGCCATTGGTTCAGTTTGTGGTGATCCAGTACGTTTACAACAAATCGTCTGGAATCTTTTGAGTAATGCCATTAAGTTTACACCACAACATGGTAAAGTCACTGTCAATTTAGAACTCATCCAAAAAACTGATCCAGAGCCTAGAGAGCTAATCCCATCAGGAGAAATTGTACTTTCTTCTGGTGTATCTCCCATTAAGTTTGTGAGTTCATCTTATGCTCAAATTCAGGTAATTGATACAGGAATTGGCATTGAATCAGACTTTCTCCCCAAAGTATTTGAAAGGTTCCGCCAAGCAGACAGCACCACCACGCGATCGCACAATGGTTTAGGATTAGGACTAGCGATCGTCCGTCACTTGGTAGAACTACACAACGGCATCATTATTGCAGACAGCCCAGGTAAAGGACAGGGTGCAACTTTTACTTTAAGACTCCCCTTAATGCCAAGTCCAAGTCTTGATGGTAAAGCTGATAACTCGATTTCTTGTACAGCCGGGAATACACCCTTGGTAGGCTTGAAAGTGTTGGTTGTTGGTGATGAAACTGACAGCCGCAACTTTTTGGCCTTTATGTTTGAAGAGTATGGCGCAAATGTTACAGCAGTGGCATCAATTGAGACTGCACTGGTAATTATTGAAGAAACACAACCAGATATCTTGATTAGTGACCTCAGTATGTCAGCACCAGACAGTTATAATTTAATCCAACAAGTCCGGGATTTAGCACCAGAAAACGGTGGCGATATTCCAGCGATCGCTTTAACCGCATTTTCTCATGAAGAAGACCGTTTAAAAATTCTCGCCGCCGGCTTTCAGCATTACTTAACTAAACCTGTTGATCCTGAAAATTTAATTAATGTAGTTACTAGTGTTATGAACAAGAAGTCAGAAGTCAGGAGTCAGAAGTAA
- a CDS encoding Npun_R2479 family HD domain-containing metalloprotein — MFNATEILIDAFVKQIREGYSRTYGCLKNDYQDIIAWAGSMALENIANSDALYHNVEHSILVTLVGQEILRGKHIREGGVSSEDWLHFIISLVCHDIGYVKGVCRQDQEAASLYATGKNGRMISLHPGASDASLTPYHVDRAKLFIDERFGGHKLIDAEVIKSNIEWTRFPVPAAEDHHDTVSFAGLVRAADLIGQLSDPRYLKKITSLYYEFEETGMNKVLGYETPADLRKNYAKFYWNGVHPYIKDSLRYLSLTQQGKQVMANLYSNVFVVEHEKIQEEQMYMMEQLHA; from the coding sequence ATGTTCAACGCCACTGAAATTTTAATAGATGCTTTTGTCAAGCAAATTCGAGAAGGCTACAGTCGTACTTATGGCTGTCTCAAAAATGATTATCAAGACATCATAGCCTGGGCTGGGAGTATGGCGTTGGAAAATATTGCCAATAGCGATGCCCTATATCACAATGTCGAACACTCTATTTTAGTCACCTTGGTAGGGCAAGAAATTTTACGTGGCAAACACATCCGGGAAGGTGGTGTTTCGAGTGAAGATTGGTTGCACTTTATTATCTCCTTAGTTTGCCACGATATTGGTTATGTCAAAGGAGTTTGCCGCCAAGATCAAGAAGCCGCAAGTTTATACGCCACAGGTAAAAACGGCAGAATGATTTCCCTGCATCCTGGTGCTTCTGATGCCAGCCTGACACCTTATCATGTCGATAGAGCCAAGCTCTTCATTGATGAGCGTTTTGGCGGTCACAAGCTTATAGATGCTGAGGTAATTAAAAGTAACATTGAATGGACTCGCTTTCCCGTACCAGCAGCCGAAGATCATCATGACACTGTGAGTTTTGCTGGCTTGGTAAGGGCGGCTGATTTAATTGGACAATTGAGTGACCCGCGTTACTTAAAGAAAATTACCTCGTTATACTACGAGTTTGAAGAAACGGGGATGAATAAAGTCTTAGGCTACGAAACCCCAGCCGATTTACGCAAAAATTACGCCAAATTTTATTGGAATGGTGTACATCCTTATATCAAGGATAGTCTGCGTTACTTATCACTCACCCAACAAGGCAAACAAGTGATGGCAAATCTCTACTCCAATGTGTTTGTCGTCGAACATGAAAAAATTCAAGAAGAACAAATGTACATGATGGAGCAATTACATGCTTAG
- a CDS encoding efflux RND transporter periplasmic adaptor subunit, which produces MSDETIPELEREEIVKVWQKSARQPIHPWLRPIFVGVGLGIAIALGGMGVLTQLPARQEKAVANKITPKSQPVLTVTVSPVETTRVSRTLNTTGTIAARDLIPVLPQANGLQVKIIPEDIKEGTYVKKGQVLAILDDSMLQAQMSGARAEVESKQADVGSKQASVVSQQATVASYQAIVRQRKADLAQSKAKLEEAQKNYLRYRKLAMAGAISLQELDTRAYTVKTATEAVRLAEENIRSAQANVISAQATTGSAEANIYKAKADVRTSVAKIIQLQTQLKQTVVRAPVSGIVAEKLARVGDVTGIPPQTQVGTVIGGTQKLFSIIRDGRLELQAEVPEIQLPQVQIGAAVQITSDIDNRVQLQGRVREIQPLVNDKRREATVKIDLPLTNLLRPGMFARAAITTNTALAMAVPQKAVQPQADGSAIVYTLSGDDLVQSQKVEVGELINSELVEIKNGLQLGDRVIVDGAGYLKDGDRVKVKS; this is translated from the coding sequence TTGAGTGATGAAACTATTCCAGAACTAGAACGAGAAGAAATTGTCAAAGTATGGCAAAAATCAGCCAGACAACCGATTCACCCTTGGCTAAGGCCAATATTTGTGGGGGTTGGCTTGGGGATAGCGATCGCATTAGGTGGTATGGGCGTGTTAACTCAATTACCAGCGAGGCAAGAAAAAGCTGTAGCCAATAAAATCACGCCTAAATCTCAGCCAGTCCTGACGGTGACTGTTTCCCCTGTCGAAACTACCCGTGTTTCTCGCACCTTAAATACTACAGGTACGATCGCCGCCCGTGATTTAATTCCAGTTCTGCCCCAAGCCAATGGTTTGCAAGTCAAAATCATTCCCGAAGATATCAAAGAAGGCACTTATGTGAAAAAGGGGCAGGTTCTGGCAATCTTAGATGATTCTATGTTGCAAGCCCAAATGAGTGGAGCTAGAGCCGAGGTAGAATCCAAACAAGCTGATGTGGGTTCAAAACAGGCAAGTGTGGTTTCACAGCAAGCCACTGTCGCATCTTATCAAGCGATCGTGCGGCAAAGAAAAGCCGATTTAGCCCAGTCCAAGGCTAAGTTAGAAGAAGCCCAAAAGAATTATCTGCGTTATCGCAAATTGGCAATGGCTGGGGCAATTAGTCTGCAAGAACTGGATACTCGCGCCTACACAGTCAAAACGGCTACCGAGGCGGTGCGGCTGGCGGAAGAAAATATTCGCAGCGCCCAAGCTAATGTAATTAGCGCCCAAGCTACAACCGGGAGTGCGGAAGCTAATATTTACAAAGCCAAAGCAGATGTGCGTACCAGCGTAGCGAAAATCATTCAGTTACAAACCCAATTAAAACAAACAGTAGTCCGCGCCCCAGTTTCGGGAATTGTGGCGGAAAAACTCGCTAGAGTTGGTGATGTTACAGGTATCCCGCCACAAACTCAAGTTGGTACCGTGATTGGGGGAACACAAAAACTATTTTCGATTATTCGGGATGGCAGATTAGAACTGCAAGCCGAAGTTCCAGAAATTCAATTACCACAAGTACAAATTGGCGCGGCTGTGCAGATTACTTCCGATATTGATAATCGTGTGCAGTTGCAAGGGCGAGTTCGAGAAATACAACCGTTAGTTAACGATAAACGCAGAGAAGCAACAGTCAAAATTGACTTACCGTTAACCAACTTACTCCGGCCAGGGATGTTTGCCCGTGCGGCTATTACAACAAACACAGCACTAGCAATGGCAGTACCACAAAAAGCTGTGCAGCCCCAAGCCGATGGCAGTGCGATTGTATACACCCTTTCCGGTGATGATCTCGTCCAAAGCCAGAAAGTAGAAGTCGGAGAATTAATAAATAGCGAACTCGTAGAAATTAAAAATGGCCTGCAATTAGGCGATCGCGTCATCGTTGATGGTGCAGGTTATCTCAAAGATGGCGATCGCGTCAAGGTGAAAAGTTAA
- the leuD gene encoding 3-isopropylmalate dehydratase small subunit, with translation MGSEIKQVSGRAVPLVGDDIDTDRIIPARFLKAITFDGLGENAFIDDRTALKGEHPFDQTQYQGANVLIVNRNFGCGSSREHAPQAIAKWGIKALIGESFAEIFFGNCVAIGVPCVTADGATVKQLQELVTANPQATVTVNLETLQVQIGDFTAPVFIGEGSRNMFVSGSWDACGQLVANADKIRSTAAKLPYVGWGKLAV, from the coding sequence ATGGGAAGTGAAATTAAACAAGTATCTGGGCGGGCTGTACCTTTAGTTGGTGATGACATTGATACAGACCGGATTATTCCTGCCCGTTTTTTAAAAGCGATTACTTTTGATGGTTTGGGCGAAAATGCGTTTATTGATGACCGCACAGCTTTAAAGGGTGAACATCCTTTTGACCAGACCCAATATCAAGGCGCAAATGTGTTGATTGTGAATCGTAACTTTGGCTGTGGTTCATCACGAGAACATGCACCACAAGCGATCGCTAAATGGGGTATTAAAGCTTTAATTGGTGAAAGTTTTGCCGAAATCTTTTTCGGTAATTGTGTGGCGATTGGTGTGCCTTGTGTAACAGCAGATGGGGCAACAGTCAAACAATTACAAGAACTAGTCACAGCAAATCCCCAAGCCACAGTAACGGTAAATTTAGAAACCTTACAAGTGCAGATTGGTGACTTCACAGCCCCAGTTTTCATTGGTGAAGGTTCTAGAAATATGTTCGTTTCTGGTAGTTGGGATGCTTGCGGTCAGTTAGTTGCCAACGCTGATAAAATTCGCTCTACAGCTGCGAAGTTGCCTTATGTCGGTTGGGGTAAGTTGGCTGTATAA
- a CDS encoding ABC transporter permease → MNWWQRLKKNPLARFGAILLLIFYVAVIAADFVAPYDPYGSQPNGSLLPPTKIYWVSKSSGQFIGPHIYPTTQGDTDIKTGDRQLIVDFTKPSPLRLFVSGPEYRLLQLSLPIPPKWDEVTIFPGIPLSWHLFGADNNAKLNIFGTDDQGRDQFSRLLHGGRISLFIGIIGVIFTFPLGLLLGGMSGYFGGWLDSVIMRLAEVLMTFPSIYLLVTLGAVLPPGLSSTQRFLLIVIITSVISWAGLARVIRGQVLSIKEREFVQAARAMGGNPLYIIVRHVLPQTATYIIISATLAVPSFIGAEAVLSLIGLGIQQPDPSWGNMLSLASNASILVLQPWLIWPPAVLIILTVLAFNLLGDGLRDALDPRSLQR, encoded by the coding sequence ATGAATTGGTGGCAAAGACTCAAGAAAAACCCTTTGGCGCGGTTTGGGGCAATTTTGCTGTTAATTTTCTATGTAGCAGTGATTGCGGCTGATTTTGTTGCTCCTTATGACCCTTATGGATCACAGCCAAATGGTTCACTGCTACCACCAACAAAAATTTATTGGGTGTCAAAGTCTTCTGGGCAATTTATTGGCCCCCATATTTACCCAACAACTCAGGGAGACACTGATATTAAGACAGGCGATCGCCAGTTAATAGTAGACTTTACAAAGCCATCTCCTCTACGTTTATTTGTATCTGGGCCAGAATACCGCCTGTTGCAGTTGAGTTTACCCATACCACCTAAATGGGATGAAGTCACAATTTTTCCCGGAATCCCCTTAAGTTGGCATTTATTTGGTGCAGATAATAACGCTAAATTGAATATTTTTGGGACTGATGACCAAGGACGCGACCAATTCAGCCGCTTGCTACACGGCGGTCGCATTAGTTTATTTATTGGCATTATCGGCGTAATTTTTACCTTTCCCCTCGGTCTGTTGTTGGGGGGAATGTCTGGCTATTTTGGTGGCTGGCTAGATAGTGTGATTATGCGCTTGGCAGAAGTATTGATGACTTTCCCTAGTATTTATTTGCTGGTGACATTAGGCGCAGTTTTACCACCAGGGTTAAGTAGTACCCAACGCTTTTTATTAATTGTGATTATTACATCTGTAATTAGTTGGGCTGGTTTAGCGAGGGTAATTCGCGGACAAGTACTTTCGATTAAAGAACGAGAATTTGTCCAGGCTGCACGGGCAATGGGTGGCAATCCCCTTTACATTATTGTGCGTCACGTTCTGCCGCAAACTGCCACTTATATCATTATTTCCGCAACTTTAGCCGTTCCGAGTTTTATTGGTGCTGAAGCAGTTTTAAGTTTAATTGGTTTAGGCATTCAACAGCCTGATCCTTCTTGGGGAAATATGCTTTCCCTCGCCAGCAATGCTTCAATTTTGGTACTCCAACCTTGGTTAATTTGGCCGCCAGCCGTGCTGATTATTTTGACAGTACTAGCATTTAACTTACTGGGTGATGGTTTAAGAGATGCCCTTGATCCTCGCAGTTTGCAAAGATAA